Proteins from one Magnetospirillum sp. 15-1 genomic window:
- a CDS encoding MFS transporter encodes MNPERTSWPAVFMAVGAGIAAAFQVGKAPIALPFIRAEMGLDLSHAAWILSIFALMGAAVGAGMGTMVTRLGSRRLLPVGLLILAAGSLAGGLVPGFTGLLASRVVEGIGYMLVVISAPMQITLQTTATQRQMAFGLWGAFMPFGMAISMTAAPALPLLGWRGLWLGMAALLVLYALLVHFRMPRPPRPPRPLNSHVLADVIDTLRAPGPLLLAAAFVPYSAAYAALTGFLPTLLIERMGVTPGTAGLMAALVAGVNIIGNLASGPALRLGLPRRKVMAAAFAVMMIGCFGIFQSWTPPAVAYGLCLMVTGCAGLLPGCILGSASIYAPRLPLVPVTLGLFMQGSNWGQLLGPVVVGAAVSSQGWPAASFVLGAATMSGIALALALRRAGKEP; translated from the coding sequence ATGAACCCCGAGCGCACCTCCTGGCCCGCCGTCTTCATGGCGGTGGGGGCGGGCATCGCCGCCGCCTTCCAGGTGGGCAAGGCTCCCATCGCCCTGCCGTTCATCCGCGCCGAGATGGGCCTCGACCTGTCCCACGCCGCCTGGATTCTTTCCATCTTCGCCCTGATGGGGGCTGCGGTCGGCGCCGGCATGGGCACCATGGTGACCCGCCTGGGCTCGCGCCGCCTGCTGCCGGTCGGGCTGTTGATCCTGGCGGCGGGCAGTCTGGCGGGCGGTCTGGTTCCGGGCTTCACCGGCCTGTTGGCCAGCCGGGTGGTCGAGGGCATCGGCTATATGCTGGTGGTCATCTCCGCCCCCATGCAGATCACGCTCCAGACCACCGCGACCCAGCGCCAGATGGCCTTCGGCCTTTGGGGGGCCTTCATGCCGTTCGGCATGGCGATCTCCATGACCGCCGCCCCCGCCCTGCCGCTGCTCGGCTGGCGCGGGTTGTGGCTGGGCATGGCCGCCCTGTTGGTTCTCTACGCCTTGCTGGTGCATTTCCGCATGCCCCGGCCGCCTCGCCCGCCGCGCCCCCTCAACAGCCACGTCCTGGCCGACGTGATCGACACCCTGCGGGCACCGGGGCCGTTGCTGCTGGCCGCCGCCTTTGTCCCCTATTCCGCCGCCTACGCGGCGCTCACCGGCTTCCTGCCCACCCTGCTGATCGAGCGCATGGGCGTCACCCCCGGCACCGCCGGTCTGATGGCCGCCCTGGTGGCCGGCGTCAACATCATCGGCAACCTCGCCTCCGGCCCCGCCCTGCGGCTGGGGCTGCCCCGGCGCAAGGTGATGGCCGCCGCCTTCGCGGTGATGATGATCGGCTGTTTCGGCATCTTCCAGTCGTGGACGCCGCCGGCCGTGGCCTATGGCCTGTGCCTGATGGTCACCGGCTGCGCCGGCCTGCTGCCCGGCTGCATCCTGGGCTCGGCCTCCATCTACGCGCCGCGCCTGCCCCTGGTGCCGGTCACCCTGGGCCTGTTCATGCAGGGCAGCAACTGGGGGCAGTTGCTGGGGCCGGTGGTGGTGGGCGCCGCCGTCTCGTCCCAAGGCTGGCCTGCCGCCTCTTTCGTCCTGGGAGCGGCCACCATGAGCGGTATCGCCTTGGCACTGGCCTTGCGCCGGGCCGGCAAGGAACCTTAA
- a CDS encoding four-helix bundle copper-binding protein, which yields MPLSDTIEACELAHRACTESVIHGMQQGGPSAEWELIQLLLDCADINETAADFMLRSSRLHHLTCQVAAEVSDKCASACEKLSKEDVRLKECAEACRRAATACRKTIKN from the coding sequence ATGCCTTTGTCCGACACCATCGAAGCCTGTGAACTGGCCCACCGGGCCTGTACCGAATCCGTCATCCACGGCATGCAGCAGGGCGGCCCCTCGGCCGAGTGGGAACTGATCCAACTGCTGCTGGACTGCGCCGACATCAACGAAACCGCCGCCGACTTCATGCTGCGCTCGTCGCGCCTGCACCACCTTACCTGTCAGGTGGCCGCCGAGGTCAGCGACAAATGCGCCAGCGCCTGCGAGAAGCTGTCCAAGGAGGACGTGCGGCTCAAGGAATGCGCCGAAGCCTGCCGCCGGGCCGCCACGGCCTGCCGCAAGACCATCAAGAACTAG
- a CDS encoding branched-chain amino acid ABC transporter substrate-binding protein produces the protein MGRIGIRGITFAAALLAAGAARADITIGVAGPLSGSEAAFGEQFRRGAMKAIEDINAKGGVLGQKLALTMGDDACDPKQAVAVANEMASKKVPFVAGHFCSGSSIPASEVYAETGILQISPASTNPKFTERKLPNVFRTCGRDDQQGVIAAEFIARHMKGKVVAIVHDKSAYGKGLADQTRDALGKAGIKEAVYEAVSAGEKDYSALVTKLKAAKVDLLYFGGYKTEAGLIVRQLRDQGMQTRLMGGDALVTEEYWAITGAAGEGTMMTFSPDPRKNPANAELVQYYRAQKYEPEAYTLYTYGTIQAWAQAAEKAKSTDWKKVAAVLKAEKFDTAIGQIGFDAKGDIAAPGYVMYVWKGGKYDYAD, from the coding sequence ATGGGCAGGATCGGGATCAGGGGGATTACCTTCGCGGCGGCGCTGCTGGCGGCCGGCGCGGCGCGGGCGGACATCACCATCGGCGTGGCCGGGCCGCTGTCGGGCAGCGAGGCGGCCTTCGGCGAGCAGTTCAGGCGCGGCGCCATGAAGGCCATCGAGGACATCAACGCCAAGGGCGGCGTGCTGGGTCAGAAGCTGGCGCTCACCATGGGCGACGATGCCTGCGATCCCAAGCAGGCGGTGGCCGTAGCCAACGAGATGGCATCCAAGAAGGTTCCCTTCGTCGCCGGGCATTTCTGCTCCGGCTCGTCGATCCCGGCGTCGGAAGTCTATGCCGAGACCGGCATCCTGCAGATTTCGCCGGCCTCCACCAACCCCAAGTTCACCGAGCGCAAGCTGCCCAACGTCTTCCGCACCTGCGGCCGCGACGACCAGCAGGGCGTCATCGCCGCCGAGTTCATCGCCAGGCACATGAAGGGCAAGGTGGTGGCCATCGTCCATGACAAGTCGGCCTACGGCAAGGGACTGGCCGACCAGACCCGCGACGCGCTGGGCAAGGCCGGCATCAAGGAAGCGGTCTACGAGGCCGTCTCGGCCGGGGAGAAGGACTATTCCGCCCTGGTGACCAAGCTGAAGGCCGCCAAGGTCGATCTGCTGTATTTCGGCGGCTACAAGACCGAAGCCGGCCTGATCGTCCGCCAGTTGCGCGACCAGGGGATGCAGACCCGGCTGATGGGCGGCGACGCCCTGGTGACCGAGGAATACTGGGCCATCACCGGCGCCGCCGGCGAGGGCACCATGATGACCTTCAGCCCCGACCCGCGCAAGAACCCGGCCAACGCCGAACTGGTCCAGTACTACCGCGCCCAGAAGTACGAGCCCGAAGCCTATACGCTGTACACCTACGGCACCATCCAGGCCTGGGCCCAGGCCGCCGAGAAGGCCAAGTCCACCGATTGGAAAAAGGTGGCCGCCGTGCTCAAGGCCGAGAAATTCGACACCGCCATCGGCCAGATCGGCTTCGACGCCAAGGGCGACATCGCCGCGCCCGGCTACGTCATGTATGTTTGGAAGGGCGGCAAGTACGATTACGCGGATTGA
- a CDS encoding EAL domain-containing protein, whose amino-acid sequence MSGSRPPPAALTVLVVEDNPGDARLVELYLHEDPARPFKVVKAARLSEGLAALQAQPIDVVLLDLSLPDSFGMDSLARLRAASPSVPVVVLTGTSDEGLALEALRQGAQDYLVKGQGDGELVRRAIRYAIGRSAADAALRQSESRFRALFDNAGTGVILSDAKGGYVHSNPAFCTMVGYSDAELQSMTYRDITHPDDMDAHVKMREDMMAGRIDFYGLTKRYIRRDGAIVWARLTVTAMREGPGNELRFTVAVVEDVTERKRLEDHMRLAATVFESTGEGLFVTDEKRRIIHVNPAFTELTGYPADEVIGRTPKFLASGRHTPEFYDVIFKTLAETGKWQGEIWNRRKTGEMFAEWLNISVVRNEQGELTNYVAVFSDITSRKQDEERLSYQANHDPLTRLPNRTQFQERLSRALTRAHRNQSIVALLFIDLDFFKQVNDTLGHLAGDFLLQQVAERLTSCVRQGDTVARLAGDEFTVILEDISEPRDGAVVAHKILSLLAEPFDLQGREARISSSIGVALYPSDGGDAQTLIKLADAAMYRAKHQGRNACRFHSETVNAQAFERLALEGALRHAVERREFLLHYQPIFEARSGKVVAVEALLRWRHPEFGMIMPNQFLPLAEETGLILPVGRFVLEEACRQAKSWLDAGHAGLKVGINLSNRQLRAPELIEDIAAALESSALPPGSLELDVPESAIIDKGQEVDAIFTQFKTLGVHMAIDAFGSGYSSFAFLRKLPSNTLKIDQSFVRDAASGAEESEIVTAIVAVARGLHLSVVAPGIETQEQLDHLAKYDCDMVQGFLFAHPMPAEELTEFLRSGKGPAALPVRPATA is encoded by the coding sequence ATGAGTGGCTCTCGTCCCCCGCCCGCCGCGCTTACCGTCCTCGTCGTCGAGGACAACCCCGGGGACGCCCGTCTGGTCGAGCTTTACCTGCACGAGGACCCGGCCCGTCCGTTCAAGGTGGTCAAGGCCGCCCGTCTGTCCGAAGGACTGGCCGCGCTGCAGGCGCAGCCCATCGACGTGGTGCTCCTCGACCTGTCCCTGCCCGACTCCTTCGGCATGGACAGTCTGGCCCGGCTGCGCGCCGCCAGTCCCAGCGTGCCCGTGGTGGTGCTGACCGGCACTTCGGACGAGGGGCTGGCGCTGGAAGCGCTGCGCCAGGGTGCCCAGGACTATCTGGTCAAGGGCCAGGGCGACGGTGAACTGGTGCGCCGCGCCATCCGCTACGCCATCGGCCGCTCGGCCGCCGACGCGGCCCTGCGCCAGAGCGAGTCCCGCTTCCGCGCCCTGTTCGACAACGCCGGTACCGGCGTTATCCTGTCCGACGCCAAGGGCGGCTACGTCCACAGCAATCCCGCCTTCTGCACCATGGTCGGCTATTCCGACGCCGAACTGCAGAGCATGACCTATCGCGACATCACCCATCCCGACGACATGGACGCCCATGTCAAGATGCGCGAAGACATGATGGCCGGGCGCATCGACTTCTATGGACTGACCAAGCGTTACATTCGCCGCGACGGCGCCATCGTCTGGGCCCGCCTGACCGTCACCGCCATGCGCGAGGGACCGGGGAACGAGCTTCGCTTCACCGTGGCGGTTGTCGAGGACGTCACCGAGCGCAAGCGGCTGGAAGACCATATGCGCCTGGCCGCCACGGTGTTCGAGAGCACCGGCGAGGGACTGTTCGTCACCGACGAGAAGCGCCGGATCATTCATGTCAACCCGGCCTTCACCGAGCTGACCGGCTATCCCGCCGACGAGGTGATCGGCCGCACGCCGAAATTCCTGGCCTCGGGCCGCCACACGCCCGAGTTCTACGACGTCATCTTCAAGACCCTGGCCGAGACCGGCAAGTGGCAGGGTGAAATCTGGAACCGCCGCAAGACCGGCGAAATGTTCGCCGAGTGGCTGAACATCTCGGTGGTGCGCAACGAGCAAGGCGAGCTGACCAATTACGTGGCGGTGTTCTCGGATATCACGTCGCGCAAGCAGGACGAGGAGCGCCTCAGCTATCAGGCCAACCACGACCCGCTGACCCGCCTGCCCAACCGCACCCAGTTCCAGGAACGCCTGTCTCGCGCCCTTACCCGCGCCCACCGCAACCAGTCCATCGTCGCCCTGCTGTTCATCGACCTCGACTTCTTCAAGCAGGTCAACGACACGCTGGGCCATCTGGCCGGCGACTTCCTGCTGCAGCAGGTGGCCGAGCGCCTGACCTCCTGCGTGCGTCAGGGCGATACCGTGGCGCGGCTGGCCGGCGACGAGTTCACGGTCATTCTCGAAGACATCAGCGAGCCCCGCGACGGCGCGGTGGTCGCCCACAAGATCCTGTCGCTGCTGGCCGAGCCCTTCGACCTGCAGGGGCGCGAGGCGCGCATCTCGTCCTCCATCGGCGTGGCGCTCTATCCCTCCGACGGGGGCGACGCCCAGACCCTGATCAAGCTGGCCGACGCCGCCATGTATCGGGCCAAGCATCAGGGCCGCAACGCCTGCCGCTTCCATTCCGAAACCGTCAACGCCCAGGCCTTCGAGCGCCTCGCCCTGGAAGGCGCGCTCCGCCATGCCGTCGAGCGCCGGGAGTTCCTGCTGCACTACCAGCCCATCTTCGAGGCCCGCTCCGGCAAGGTGGTGGCGGTCGAGGCTCTGCTGCGCTGGCGCCACCCCGAATTCGGCATGATCATGCCCAACCAGTTCCTGCCCCTGGCCGAGGAAACCGGCCTGATCCTGCCGGTGGGCCGGTTCGTGCTGGAAGAGGCCTGCCGCCAGGCCAAGAGCTGGCTGGATGCCGGCCACGCCGGTCTCAAGGTGGGGATCAATCTCAGCAACCGGCAACTCCGCGCCCCCGAACTGATCGAGGATATCGCCGCCGCCCTGGAAAGCAGCGCCCTGCCCCCCGGTTCCCTGGAACTGGACGTGCCGGAAAGCGCCATCATCGACAAGGGCCAGGAGGTAGATGCCATTTTCACCCAGTTCAAGACCCTGGGCGTGCACATGGCCATCGACGCCTTCGGTTCGGGCTATTCGTCCTTCGCCTTCCTGCGCAAGTTGCCCAGCAACACGCTGAAGATCGATCAGAGCTTCGTCCGCGATGCCGCCTCGGGCGCCGAGGAATCGGAAATCGTCACCGCCATCGTGGCCGTGGCGCGCGGCCTCCACCTGTCGGTGGTGGCGCCCGGCATCGAGACGCAGGAGCAGTTGGACCATCTGGCCAAATACGATTGCGACATGGTCCAGGGCTTCCTGTTCGCCCACCCCATGCCGGCCGAGGAACTGACCGAATTCCTGCGCAGCGGCAAAGGCCCCGCCGCACTGCCGGTCAGACCCGCGACGGCCTGA
- a CDS encoding response regulator, whose amino-acid sequence MTLRSAPEAFEILLVEDNPGDARLAQEALKEGRMTSRLKVVVDGVEAMSFLRREGQYTGSPRPNLILLDLNLPRKDGRQVLAELKADEDLRRIPVVVLTTSQAEQDILRSYDLHANCYITKPVDLDRFISVVRSIEEYWCSVVTLPPR is encoded by the coding sequence TTGACCCTGCGCAGCGCACCCGAAGCTTTTGAAATCCTGTTGGTCGAAGATAACCCGGGTGATGCCCGGCTGGCCCAGGAGGCCTTGAAGGAAGGCCGCATGACCAGCCGCCTGAAGGTGGTGGTCGACGGGGTGGAGGCCATGTCGTTCCTGCGCCGCGAAGGCCAGTACACCGGCTCGCCCAGGCCCAATCTGATCCTTCTCGACCTCAACCTGCCCCGCAAGGACGGACGTCAGGTGCTGGCCGAGCTGAAGGCGGACGAGGATCTGCGCCGCATTCCCGTGGTGGTGCTGACCACCTCGCAGGCGGAGCAGGACATCCTGCGCAGCTACGACCTGCACGCCAATTGCTACATCACCAAGCCGGTGGACCTGGACCGCTTCATCTCGGTCGTCAGATCCATAGAGGAATACTGGTGTTCGGTGGTCACACTGCCGCCTCGCTGA
- the sodC gene encoding superoxide dismutase family protein: MGRTLLFAALGLALATGQALAAELVIPVNAIDASGVGAGIGTVTVKDGKGGMMVKPKLSGLTPGPHGFHIHENPSCLPKEQDGKMVPGLAAGGHYDPAKMARHEGPWGHGHLGDLPALAVNGDGTATDAVVAPNLKVADLKGRAVIIHAGADNYSDQPKPLGGGGGRVACGIVPSK; encoded by the coding sequence ATGGGACGGACACTGCTTTTCGCGGCCCTGGGGCTGGCTTTGGCCACCGGTCAGGCGCTTGCCGCCGAACTGGTCATTCCGGTCAATGCCATCGATGCCAGCGGCGTCGGAGCCGGTATCGGAACCGTCACGGTCAAGGACGGCAAGGGCGGCATGATGGTGAAGCCCAAACTGTCGGGGCTGACGCCCGGTCCGCACGGTTTCCACATCCACGAGAATCCCAGCTGCCTGCCCAAGGAGCAGGACGGCAAGATGGTGCCCGGCCTGGCGGCCGGCGGCCATTACGATCCGGCCAAGATGGCCAGGCACGAGGGGCCGTGGGGACATGGGCATCTGGGCGATCTGCCGGCCCTGGCGGTCAACGGCGACGGAACTGCCACCGATGCGGTGGTGGCGCCCAATCTGAAGGTGGCCGACCTCAAGGGCCGCGCCGTCATCATCCATGCGGGGGCGGACAATTACTCCGACCAGCCCAAGCCCCTGGGCGGTGGCGGCGGGCGGGTAGCCTGCGGCATCGTTCCCTCGAAATAG
- a CDS encoding cyclic nucleotide-binding domain-containing protein, which translates to MNAQQRVNSGSDGHSLRPEDLAAVARLPLFCDLTPAALAEITVEASVVKYARNDVIFRQGDAPNALRVVLDGQVGLTGTIADGGETMVEILKSGEMFIPAAVLTEKPFLMSAVALQPSRILALPGERFRRDVRDRPDLAYVMLTSLSRHFRTLVREVKDLKLKSAAQRLALYLVGLTAKREGSTIVRLPHSKSVIAARVGVRPETLSRAFSHLKGHGVVVDGNAVSIADIPALRAYCHEGEEPI; encoded by the coding sequence ATGAACGCACAGCAGCGGGTAAACAGCGGCTCGGATGGACACAGTCTGCGGCCAGAGGACTTGGCGGCGGTTGCTCGCCTACCCCTGTTCTGCGATCTCACGCCGGCCGCCCTGGCCGAGATCACCGTCGAGGCGTCGGTGGTCAAGTATGCCCGCAATGACGTCATCTTCCGCCAAGGCGACGCCCCCAACGCGCTGCGCGTCGTGCTGGACGGTCAGGTGGGCCTGACCGGCACCATCGCCGACGGCGGCGAGACCATGGTGGAGATTCTCAAGTCGGGCGAGATGTTCATCCCGGCGGCGGTGCTGACCGAAAAGCCGTTCCTGATGAGCGCCGTGGCGTTACAGCCGTCGCGCATCCTGGCCCTGCCGGGCGAGCGGTTCCGCCGCGATGTGCGGGACAGGCCCGATCTGGCCTATGTCATGCTGACCTCGCTGTCCCGGCATTTCCGCACCCTGGTGCGCGAGGTCAAGGACCTGAAGCTGAAGTCGGCGGCGCAACGCCTGGCGCTCTATCTGGTCGGCCTGACCGCCAAGCGCGAGGGTTCGACCATCGTGCGCCTGCCCCACAGCAAGAGCGTCATCGCCGCCCGGGTCGGCGTGCGGCCGGAGACCCTGTCGCGCGCCTTCTCCCACCTCAAGGGCCATGGCGTGGTGGTGGACGGCAACGCCGTGTCCATCGCCGACATTCCCGCCCTGCGGGCCTATTGCCATGAGGGTGAAGAACCGATCTGA
- a CDS encoding ROK family protein, translated as MATPSLRIGIDLGGTKTEAIVLNPAGLELARERIATAKGSYEGTIAAIRGLVEGLESRLGATASVGIGIPGTVSPRTGLVKNANSTWLIGKPLDRDLEAALGRPVRLANDADCFALSEATDGAGAGFATVFGVILGTGVGGGIVAHGRLLAGPNSIAGEWGHNPLPWPEDGERPGPVCYCGRSGCIETFLSGPGLARDHGEGLTAEQVAAATSSSAETALARYEHRLARALAGVINIIDPHVVVLGGGLSKLERLYRNIPALWDRFVFSDHVDTLLKPPLHGDSSGVRGAAWLWPGQYKT; from the coding sequence ATGGCCACCCCCTCCTTACGCATCGGCATCGACCTGGGCGGCACCAAGACCGAGGCCATCGTCCTGAATCCGGCCGGGCTGGAGCTGGCGCGCGAGCGGATAGCGACGGCCAAGGGCAGCTACGAGGGCACCATCGCCGCCATCAGGGGGCTGGTCGAGGGGCTGGAATCCCGGCTGGGCGCCACGGCAAGCGTGGGGATCGGCATTCCCGGCACCGTCAGCCCCCGTACCGGCCTGGTCAAGAACGCCAATTCCACCTGGCTGATCGGCAAGCCGCTGGACCGCGACCTGGAGGCGGCCCTGGGCCGCCCGGTGCGTCTGGCCAACGATGCCGACTGCTTTGCCCTGTCCGAGGCCACCGACGGCGCCGGCGCCGGCTTCGCCACCGTGTTCGGGGTCATCCTGGGCACCGGGGTGGGCGGCGGTATCGTCGCCCATGGCCGCCTGCTGGCCGGCCCCAATTCCATCGCCGGGGAATGGGGCCACAATCCCCTGCCCTGGCCCGAGGATGGGGAACGTCCCGGCCCGGTCTGCTATTGCGGCCGCTCGGGCTGCATCGAGACCTTCCTGTCGGGGCCGGGGCTGGCCCGCGATCATGGCGAGGGACTGACCGCCGAGCAGGTGGCCGCCGCCACGTCTTCCTCGGCCGAGACCGCCCTGGCCCGCTACGAGCACCGTCTGGCCCGCGCCCTGGCCGGCGTCATCAATATCATCGATCCCCACGTCGTCGTTCTGGGCGGCGGCCTGTCCAAACTGGAGCGCCTTTACCGAAATATTCCCGCCCTGTGGGATCGCTTCGTCTTCTCCGATCACGTGGATACCCTGCTGAAACCGCCACTGCACGGCGATTCATCCGGAGTGCGGGGGGCCGCATGGCTGTGGCCGGGTCAGTATAAGACCTGA